The DNA region CTCCCTGTATCCTTTTCAATGGGAGATTTTTTTAGTTTTCTAATAATGCTTTCAGTTTATCAAATTCTTCTTCAATACCCATACCAGTTAAAAATGGTATTCCACTTATAGTTGGTTTTCCCCAATCCATTACTCCTGTTGGAACTATGGATACATAAATGTCACACTGATTAATAACATTTTCAAGCGATTTAATATCAACTGCCTCAACATTTACATTGATACTTTCCTCTTCACACATACTTGCAATTTTAGATGCTACAGTTTGGGAAGTAGCTACCCCTGAACCACATGCAACAAAAATATTTTTCATAATTTTTCACTCCTTCAATTTGATACATTTGATTAACCTAATTTAAAACCTGTGATAGTACATTAATTACTTCCTTTTCCGTCTTAGAATTATAAATGCTCAGCAGTCTTTCTTTATTTGATAGAATTGACATAAGCTTACTAAGTGTAGCAACCTGACTATTTGGATTCTTAATTGCCAGCATAAATATAAGGTTTGCATCAACATCATTTATCCCATTTCCCATTTCTTTAAAAGTTACCGTATTATTTAGTACTGCAACTAATATTGTAGATTTATTTACATGTACTGCATCTGTATGAGGTATGGCAACCTTTATAGCTTCAGTGTTAAGACCTGTAGGATAAATTACCTCTCTCTGCAGAATCCCCTCTGTATAGGAATCCTTTACATAGCCCTTCTCCCTTAATACTTGAGATAATTTTTTTAGTAAGTCCTCCTTACTCTGTGCCTCGTAATTAATAAAGATTAAATCTTCATGTAAAAGTTCTTCCCTCTCATCCATTTTTACAACCCCCTTTGTGTA from Clostridium pasteurianum BC1 includes:
- a CDS encoding PTS sugar transporter subunit IIB; translated protein: MKNIFVACGSGVATSQTVASKIASMCEEESINVNVEAVDIKSLENVINQCDIYVSIVPTGVMDWGKPTISGIPFLTGMGIEEEFDKLKALLEN
- a CDS encoding PTS sugar transporter subunit IIA → MDEREELLHEDLIFINYEAQSKEDLLKKLSQVLREKGYVKDSYTEGILQREVIYPTGLNTEAIKVAIPHTDAVHVNKSTILVAVLNNTVTFKEMGNGINDVDANLIFMLAIKNPNSQVATLSKLMSILSNKERLLSIYNSKTEKEVINVLSQVLN